A stretch of Chiloscyllium punctatum isolate Juve2018m chromosome 34, sChiPun1.3, whole genome shotgun sequence DNA encodes these proteins:
- the LOC140459020 gene encoding interferon-inducible GTPase 5-like: MMFFYEIFISLRNSFSYYFSSAQVEPAQCLRKVSLKKSLMSTRKQYINVAVTGPVNSGKSTLVDAMRAYGEEGEEAEPRAAGASCKGLPRSYVYPSNPRILLWDLPGIEASEIRQHAYVEKVDLRSYDYYILTSSSRMDEEVLYLAKEIARMGKSFLFARTKIDVYVGDTKQQNFNQGDLLREIRKHFSKTLRAIGVHFPHVFLLSALEPDRFDFQDFIETFNSQF, encoded by the coding sequence ATGATGTTCTTCTACGAGATCTTCATCTCGCTGAGAAACTCCTTCTCCTACTACTTCAGCTCGGCGCAGGTGGAGCCCGCCCAGTGCCTGAGGAAGGTGAGCTTGAAAAAGAGCCTGATGTCCACCAGGAAGCAGTACATCAACGTGGCTGTGACCGGGCCGGTGAATTCCGGGAAGTCTACCCTGGTGGACGCCATGAGGGCCTACGGCGAGGAAGGGGAGGAGGCCGAGCCCAGAGCGGCCGGGGCCAGCTGCAAGGGCTTGCCCCGATCCTACGTCTACCCAAGCAACCCCCGGATCCTCCTGTGGGACCTGCCAGGCATCGAGGCCAGCGAGATCAGGCAGCACGCCTACGTGGAGAAGGTGGACCTGCGTTCCTATGACTACTACATCCTGACCTCCAGCAGCCGGATGGACGAGGAGGTCCTCTACCTGGCCAAGGAGATCGCCCGGATGGGCAAGAGCTTCCTGTTTGCCCGCACCAAGATTGACGTCTACGTCGGCGACACCAAGCAGCAGAACTTCAACCAGGGCGACCTACTAAGGGAAATCCGCAAGCACTTCTCCAAGACCCTGAGGGCCATCGGCGTCCACTTCCCGCACGTCTTCCTCCTCTCGGCGCTGGAGCCG